One Paenibacillus sp. FSL W8-0186 genomic window carries:
- a CDS encoding ABC transporter substrate-binding protein encodes MKSLFKKAGILVLAGAFVLSGCSENGNGSKKQESSPVQDTNFNKTGLPIVNNTVTLRMVSPKAALAPEFSEMEIFKRLEKETNIKIKWENIPDTDYAEKKNLLLASGDLPDAFYAAGFTDYELINYGKDGTIIPLEDLIDQYAPNLKALFERRPDIKSSITAPDGHIYGLPSWEDNNLGTNPFFHVINKSWLDKLGLKVPQTLDEYTEALLAFKTQDPNGNGKQDEIPLSFMHMQWCMDIAGIFGAFGLPDNLEHRVVRDGKVIFTANQPEYKEALKYFHEKWYKQGLIDPESFTQDAAQYLAKGKTTDETLGSYIWWEIDEVVGTERSKDYVLLSPLKGPNGGQTIGRANGGGPGRGAFVITKENKNPEITMRWIDQQYEPYMAAQIHWGPLDVVFEKDESGKLVNLPVPDGISAGEFRQKVAPGSGGPGVITFEDFGKIVDMEPRAQQRAKDLEQYYNPYMEKENYPSIFFEPEELDKINKIEPELIKYVNTQRAKFIVDGGVNEQWDNYVKTLEKMGLNDLMEIYQTGLDRYNANLNNH; translated from the coding sequence GTGAAGTCTTTATTTAAAAAAGCAGGAATTCTTGTATTAGCCGGAGCATTTGTGCTTAGCGGATGTTCGGAAAACGGCAACGGGTCAAAAAAACAGGAAAGCAGCCCGGTTCAAGATACAAATTTCAACAAAACCGGCCTTCCAATTGTGAACAATACAGTGACATTAAGAATGGTATCCCCGAAAGCTGCATTGGCGCCGGAGTTCTCGGAAATGGAAATTTTCAAGCGGCTGGAAAAGGAAACAAACATCAAGATCAAATGGGAAAACATTCCTGACACCGATTATGCAGAGAAGAAAAACTTGTTACTCGCAAGCGGAGATTTGCCGGATGCATTTTATGCAGCTGGATTTACCGACTACGAGCTAATCAATTACGGTAAAGACGGAACCATTATTCCGTTGGAGGATTTGATTGATCAATATGCACCTAACTTGAAAGCGCTTTTCGAACGACGGCCAGATATCAAATCATCGATTACGGCGCCGGATGGGCATATCTATGGGCTGCCGTCTTGGGAAGATAATAATCTTGGAACTAACCCCTTCTTTCACGTCATCAACAAAAGCTGGCTTGATAAGCTGGGTCTGAAAGTGCCGCAAACACTGGATGAATACACGGAGGCACTGCTTGCCTTTAAAACGCAGGATCCGAATGGCAATGGAAAGCAGGATGAAATTCCACTTAGCTTTATGCATATGCAGTGGTGTATGGATATTGCCGGAATTTTCGGCGCCTTCGGACTTCCGGATAACCTGGAGCATAGAGTCGTACGCGATGGAAAAGTCATTTTCACCGCAAATCAGCCTGAATATAAGGAAGCTCTTAAGTATTTTCATGAAAAATGGTATAAACAGGGCCTGATTGATCCCGAATCCTTTACCCAGGACGCAGCACAATATCTGGCAAAAGGTAAAACAACAGATGAGACACTTGGATCTTATATCTGGTGGGAAATCGATGAGGTTGTCGGGACTGAGCGCAGTAAGGATTATGTTCTGCTGTCTCCGCTGAAAGGGCCGAATGGAGGTCAGACAATCGGACGTGCCAATGGCGGTGGTCCAGGACGAGGGGCTTTTGTTATTACCAAAGAAAATAAGAACCCGGAAATCACCATGCGTTGGATCGATCAGCAGTATGAACCATATATGGCCGCTCAAATCCATTGGGGCCCGCTGGACGTCGTATTTGAGAAGGATGAAAGCGGTAAGTTGGTGAACTTGCCGGTTCCGGATGGAATCTCCGCAGGTGAGTTTCGCCAAAAGGTTGCTCCGGGTTCGGGCGGACCAGGCGTCATTACTTTTGAAGATTTCGGAAAAATTGTAGACATGGAGCCGCGGGCCCAGCAGCGTGCTAAAGATTTGGAGCAATATTACAATCCGTACATGGAAAAGGAAAACTATCCAAGCATCTTCTTTGAACCAGAGGAACTGGACAAAATCAACAAGATTGAGCCTGAATTGATCAAATACGTAAATACGCAAAGAGCTAAATTCATTGTTGATGGCGGAGTGAATGAACAGTGGGACAACTATGTGAAGACACTGGAGAAGATGGGCCTGAATGACTTAATGGAAATTTATCAAACAGGGCTGGATCGCTATAACGCAAATTTAAATAATCATTAA
- a CDS encoding carbohydrate ABC transporter permease gives MYQLLNRKSRGDVWFDIINNILLTLVMLLVLFPLYFVLIASFSDPNYIYSGEVWLFPKGFTLDGYERIFSDSSIWIGYVNSILYATLGTIIGVAVTVFAAYPLARKNLVGKSVIMWFLMITMFFSGGLIPTYLLIKDLHMLNTIWALVIPGAGGVFNVIIVRTFFQSSIPDEMWEAASIDGCSNTRFFWSIVLPLSKSILAVMVLYHVVGFWNGFFDALIYLNDENKYPLQLVLRNILVQNQVNSGMMIDVESYAAKMRVTELIKYGVIIVSSLPLLILYPFLQKYFVKGVMIGSIKG, from the coding sequence TTGTATCAGTTATTGAACAGAAAGAGCAGAGGGGACGTATGGTTCGATATTATCAACAATATTCTGTTAACCCTCGTTATGCTGCTCGTATTATTCCCGTTGTATTTTGTGCTGATCGCTTCATTTAGTGATCCCAATTATATCTACTCCGGTGAGGTCTGGTTATTTCCAAAAGGCTTCACGTTGGATGGCTACGAGCGGATTTTTAGTGATTCCTCCATATGGATTGGGTACGTTAATTCGATATTATACGCAACCCTAGGAACAATAATTGGTGTCGCCGTGACTGTATTCGCGGCCTACCCGTTGGCTCGTAAAAATTTGGTAGGTAAATCGGTGATTATGTGGTTCTTAATGATTACGATGTTTTTTAGCGGAGGGCTGATCCCTACCTATTTGCTGATTAAGGATCTTCACATGCTGAATACGATCTGGGCACTTGTTATTCCTGGAGCGGGCGGTGTATTCAATGTGATTATCGTGAGGACATTTTTTCAATCTTCCATACCTGACGAAATGTGGGAAGCGGCTTCTATTGACGGGTGTTCCAACACCAGATTCTTCTGGAGCATCGTCCTGCCATTGTCCAAATCCATCCTGGCTGTCATGGTGTTGTATCATGTCGTCGGCTTCTGGAATGGTTTCTTCGACGCTTTGATCTACCTGAACGATGAAAACAAATATCCTCTGCAATTGGTGCTTCGCAACATACTTGTTCAGAATCAAGTCAACTCTGGGATGATGATCGATGTGGAATCTTACGCAGCCAAAATGCGCGTTACGGAATTGATTAAATACGGTGTCATCATCGTATCCAGTCTGCCGCTGTTGATTCTGTACCCTTTTTTGCAGAAGTACTTTGTAAAAGGCGTGATGATCGGATCGATCAAGGGTTGA
- a CDS encoding ABC transporter permease subunit encodes MNSRTSGLDHSIIKPNRKRWRRVKRDYELYLFLLPIIILYLVFKYYPMYGVQIAFKDFTPSKGIWGSEWVGFQHFIDFFNSYNFWTIITNTLSLSFLSLLFSFPAPIIIAIMLNQMLGKRYKKFVQTVIYAPHFISTVVLVGMLNVFLSPNSGIVNHMITWFGGEPILFMANEGWFRPLYILSGLWQETGFSTIIYLAALAGVNPELHEAAIMDGASKWKRVWNVDIPSILPTIVILLILALGNVMSIGFEKAFLMQSDLNYAASNIIPTYVYEMGIQKAQYSFSTAVGLFNSVVNIILIVTVNWIAKKMTETSLW; translated from the coding sequence GTGAACTCAAGAACTAGCGGATTGGATCATTCCATAATCAAACCGAACCGCAAAAGATGGAGAAGGGTAAAACGGGACTATGAACTGTATCTGTTTTTGTTGCCCATCATTATTCTTTATCTCGTCTTCAAATATTATCCGATGTACGGCGTGCAGATCGCTTTTAAGGATTTCACCCCAAGTAAGGGGATCTGGGGAAGTGAATGGGTAGGGTTTCAACACTTTATCGATTTTTTTAATTCCTATAACTTCTGGACAATCATCACGAATACGCTCTCTCTCAGTTTTCTTTCATTGTTATTTAGCTTTCCAGCTCCAATCATTATCGCAATCATGCTGAATCAGATGCTCGGTAAGAGATACAAGAAATTTGTGCAGACGGTGATCTATGCCCCCCATTTTATTTCTACCGTCGTACTGGTCGGTATGCTTAATGTTTTTTTATCTCCAAATAGCGGAATTGTGAATCACATGATCACCTGGTTCGGTGGAGAGCCTATTCTCTTTATGGCGAACGAGGGCTGGTTCCGGCCATTGTATATACTATCAGGTTTATGGCAGGAAACCGGATTCTCAACCATTATTTACCTTGCTGCTCTTGCAGGAGTCAATCCTGAGCTCCATGAAGCTGCAATAATGGATGGGGCAAGCAAATGGAAGCGTGTATGGAATGTGGATATTCCAAGTATTTTGCCAACGATCGTCATTCTGCTGATTCTAGCACTCGGCAACGTGATGAGCATCGGCTTTGAAAAGGCATTTCTTATGCAGAGCGATTTGAATTATGCTGCCTCCAATATAATCCCTACCTACGTGTATGAAATGGGGATTCAGAAGGCTCAATACAGCTTTTCTACGGCAGTTGGCCTGTTTAATTCTGTCGTCAATATTATCCTGATTGTCACCGTTAACTGGATTGCTAAAAAGATGACAGAAACTAGTCTGTGGTAG
- a CDS encoding LacI family DNA-binding transcriptional regulator, translated as MASIKDVANLAGVAVGTVSRVINNSGAVKPNTRRKVEEAIRELNYIPNEVARNFKMQKSKMVALLLPSIWNPFFSELAYYIEDELDLEGFKLMLCNSGGKPEKELYYLDMLRQNKVAGIVGITYNDIESNVSHDIPIVSIDRHFDKKITCVTSDNYEGGRIALRELVKAGARKPAFIGSVTSVFSETMNRKKGFIHEAETLGIEVVVYEKPDPIVDENAFFNEFFNEYGDVDGVFAITDMLAASYIERARRQGIRVPEDVKVIGYDGIQNHPYFHPILSTIRQPVEEMARMTIRLLYNKIEGKPLDKQVYRIPVIYKPGETT; from the coding sequence ATGGCAAGTATTAAAGATGTAGCTAACTTGGCTGGTGTTGCTGTGGGGACCGTTTCCCGAGTCATTAACAACTCTGGCGCTGTAAAACCTAATACACGCAGAAAAGTAGAGGAAGCTATACGAGAACTGAATTATATTCCAAATGAAGTAGCGCGAAATTTCAAAATGCAGAAATCCAAGATGGTAGCTCTATTGCTCCCAAGTATCTGGAATCCTTTCTTCTCTGAACTGGCTTATTATATTGAGGATGAGTTGGACCTCGAAGGCTTCAAGCTCATGCTGTGTAACAGCGGTGGCAAGCCTGAGAAGGAATTGTATTATCTGGATATGCTCAGGCAGAACAAAGTGGCGGGTATTGTAGGCATTACTTACAATGATATTGAAAGTAATGTTAGCCATGATATTCCTATTGTAAGCATCGACAGACACTTTGATAAAAAAATCACTTGCGTCACTTCGGACAATTATGAGGGGGGACGCATAGCTTTAAGGGAGCTTGTTAAGGCAGGTGCCCGGAAACCGGCTTTTATTGGGAGTGTCACTTCCGTTTTCAGTGAAACGATGAATCGAAAAAAAGGGTTCATTCATGAAGCGGAAACGTTGGGAATCGAAGTTGTGGTCTATGAAAAACCGGATCCCATTGTCGATGAAAATGCCTTTTTTAACGAATTTTTTAATGAATATGGCGATGTGGATGGCGTTTTCGCTATTACGGATATGTTAGCCGCCAGCTATATAGAAAGAGCACGAAGACAGGGCATTCGTGTTCCAGAGGATGTAAAGGTTATCGGTTATGACGGCATTCAAAATCATCCCTATTTTCATCCTATCCTATCAACGATCAGGCAGCCGGTGGAAGAAATGGCCCGTATGACGATCAGGCTTCTTTACAATAAGATCGAAGGTAAACCTCTAGATAAGCAGGTGTACCGTATTCCTGTCATTTATAAGCCAGGCGAAACTACATGA
- the sigK gene encoding RNA polymerase sporulation sigma factor SigK, with protein MELFSAIALFVKQLTLLVSYVKNNAFPQPLTEEEEAKHLQLMAEGDAVSRNMLIEHNLRLVAHIVKKFDNTGEDLEDLISIGTIGLIKAIESFRPNKGTKLATFAARCIENEILMHLRSLKKTRKDVSLHDPIGTDKEGNEITLIDILGTEADDVVDRVQLKMEKSKIYQNLDILEAREQEVIKGRFGLEHGGEERTQREIAKELGISRSYVSRIEKRALMKLYHEFYKKK; from the coding sequence ATGGAATTGTTTTCTGCGATTGCCTTGTTCGTGAAGCAGTTGACTTTGCTTGTGTCTTATGTGAAAAACAATGCGTTTCCCCAGCCATTGACGGAGGAGGAGGAAGCGAAGCATCTTCAGCTCATGGCTGAAGGAGATGCTGTATCCCGAAATATGCTGATTGAGCATAACCTGCGGCTGGTGGCTCATATCGTCAAGAAATTCGATAATACCGGCGAGGATCTGGAGGATCTGATCTCGATCGGGACGATCGGGCTGATTAAAGCCATCGAGAGCTTCCGGCCGAACAAAGGGACCAAACTGGCGACGTTTGCGGCGCGCTGTATTGAGAACGAAATACTGATGCATCTCCGGTCACTGAAGAAGACGCGTAAAGATGTGTCGCTGCACGATCCGATTGGAACGGATAAAGAGGGTAATGAAATCACGCTTATAGATATTCTTGGGACGGAAGCCGACGATGTGGTGGACCGGGTTCAGCTGAAGATGGAGAAGAGCAAAATCTACCAAAACCTCGATATTCTCGAAGCAAGGGAGCAGGAGGTTATTAAGGGTCGCTTTGGTCTCGAGCATGGGGGCGAGGAACGGACACAACGTGAAATCGCCAAGGAGCTGGGGATTAGCCGGAGCTATGTGTCGCGGATTGAGAAAAGGGCGCTGATGAAGCTGTATCATGAGTTTTATAAGAAGAAATAA
- a CDS encoding acetate uptake transporter codes for MQTANSTHVKIITADPSGIGLFGLAIVTLVASSQKLGLTDGLSYVLPWAIFLGAFAQLFACIQDAKHNNTFGMTAFGAYAFFWFSMGVSWLIKLGAFGPELAAGIDGRQLGFAFAGYLIFTIFMTIGAMETHKVLFFIFVLIDLLFLGLAMDAFGIAPEVFHTLAAYAEMGIALLSLYGAGAAVLNVHFGRVFLPVGRPFGIFKPRT; via the coding sequence ATGCAAACTGCAAATTCTACTCATGTCAAAATCATCACGGCTGATCCCAGCGGAATCGGCCTGTTTGGACTGGCTATCGTCACTCTGGTCGCTTCCTCGCAAAAGCTGGGACTGACAGACGGCTTAAGTTATGTCCTTCCGTGGGCGATATTTCTCGGGGCGTTCGCCCAGTTGTTCGCCTGCATCCAGGATGCGAAGCATAACAACACCTTTGGGATGACCGCCTTTGGCGCCTATGCCTTCTTCTGGTTCTCCATGGGCGTCAGCTGGCTGATCAAGCTCGGCGCATTCGGGCCGGAGCTGGCTGCTGGCATAGACGGCAGGCAGCTTGGCTTTGCATTTGCCGGATATCTCATCTTTACTATATTTATGACCATCGGTGCTATGGAGACACATAAAGTGCTCTTCTTCATATTTGTCCTGATTGATCTTCTTTTTCTAGGTCTAGCTATGGATGCATTTGGCATTGCCCCGGAAGTGTTCCACACCCTGGCTGCTTACGCGGAAATGGGTATTGCCCTGCTCTCGCTGTATGGTGCCGGAGCGGCGGTGCTGAATGTGCATTTCGGCCGGGTATTTCTGCCCGTAGGGCGCCCGTTTGGCATCTTCAAACCCCGGACCTGA
- a CDS encoding MFS transporter has product MNKRAAARQDRQMLILRGINFWQYAILAVLAPFLPLYFANLGYSSSQVGFLMMIGPFVASMIQPFWGYVSDRLQTVKMMIFWLWMLAIVSSVALFNSGESYVLTLCFVLSLYFFYQPTMPLLDSISVQSAARRGKSYGSLRLFGSLGYTVVSLLGGLLLAVLGGITGLPYLLWAAWVVPLLLLIFLRDEPAEGEGMTLTTLKELFTNKSFLWFLFLVFVISVPHRMNDVMLGLYMKELGATDAMVGWAWALAAAMEIPVFALLGRYLNRIHEYVLIGIVGLLYTIRWFMYYVSDDPWVLLALQAGAAITFAVFWIVAMHYVARILPPQLGATGFSLLSMVYLGLAGMTGGVVGGRLSDLYGGSSMYLFASIASLVGGVLFLATEAMSRRRAWKAR; this is encoded by the coding sequence ATGAACAAAAGAGCTGCAGCACGACAAGACAGACAGATGCTGATCCTTCGTGGAATAAACTTCTGGCAGTACGCTATTTTAGCGGTGCTCGCGCCATTTTTGCCGTTGTATTTTGCGAACTTGGGGTATTCGTCCTCGCAAGTCGGTTTTCTGATGATGATTGGCCCGTTTGTAGCAAGCATGATTCAGCCGTTCTGGGGGTATGTGAGCGACCGGCTGCAGACGGTAAAAATGATGATTTTTTGGCTGTGGATGTTGGCGATTGTTAGCAGTGTCGCATTGTTCAACTCTGGGGAGAGCTATGTACTGACGCTATGTTTCGTGTTATCGTTGTACTTCTTCTATCAGCCGACGATGCCGTTGCTGGACAGCATTTCCGTCCAATCGGCAGCGCGCAGAGGGAAATCCTACGGTTCGCTGCGATTGTTCGGCTCTTTGGGCTATACCGTAGTATCCCTGTTGGGAGGGCTGCTGCTGGCTGTTTTGGGCGGGATTACCGGTCTGCCGTATTTGCTGTGGGCCGCTTGGGTCGTGCCGTTACTGCTGCTGATCTTCCTGCGCGACGAGCCTGCTGAAGGAGAAGGCATGACTCTGACCACCTTAAAAGAACTGTTTACGAACAAATCATTCCTGTGGTTTCTGTTTCTGGTATTCGTCATTTCAGTTCCTCATCGGATGAATGATGTGATGCTGGGCCTGTACATGAAGGAGCTGGGCGCCACCGATGCCATGGTCGGATGGGCCTGGGCTCTGGCCGCTGCCATGGAAATTCCCGTCTTCGCTTTGCTCGGGAGGTATCTAAACCGGATCCATGAATACGTGTTGATCGGCATCGTCGGCCTGTTATACACGATTCGCTGGTTCATGTATTATGTGTCGGATGATCCGTGGGTTCTATTGGCGCTGCAAGCAGGGGCTGCTATCACCTTTGCCGTGTTTTGGATCGTGGCTATGCATTATGTCGCACGGATTCTTCCTCCCCAGCTAGGGGCTACGGGCTTTTCATTGCTGAGCATGGTGTACCTTGGCCTGGCCGGCATGACGGGCGGAGTCGTGGGCGGGAGACTATCTGACCTGTACGGGGGATCAAGCATGTATTTATTTGCAAGCATTGCTTCCCTTGTCGGAGGAGTCCTGTTTCTGGCGACGGAAGCAATGTCCCGCCGACGTGCCTGGAAAGCCCGGTAA
- a CDS encoding serine hydrolase domain-containing protein has protein sequence MGDFRHLDAMLDGFTKKNLAGCACAVARHGEILYEGYHGYANVSKEIPISDETVFRLFSMTKVVVCTAAMMLFERGHFLLNEPLHEYIPEFKNPQVVKTKPNGEIYMEAAKNPILIKDAFCMTAGIPYPFGESESARQLRDLQQKLKEEHGKYSLLTEAKAAAQVPLAFEPGTQWLYGYGHDLVGALIEVISGKSLGQFLQEELFSPLGMTSTGYRYRDNIEERMASCYSPAADGSLQEVPGWLDEHHQADSIYEGGGVGLYSNLKDYLAFTQMLANGGVWKGERIIGRKTIDLMRTNHLNDRQLADFHNSYLAGYGYGLGVRTMMDPAAGHSNSSIGEFGWTGAAGTWTSIDPSEGFSVVYMHQLFPNMEEYHHLRVRAAAYGSL, from the coding sequence ATGGGAGATTTTCGGCATCTGGACGCAATGCTGGACGGCTTTACGAAGAAGAATCTTGCTGGCTGTGCCTGCGCTGTAGCAAGACATGGGGAAATTTTGTATGAAGGCTATCACGGTTATGCCAATGTAAGCAAGGAAATCCCGATATCTGACGAAACGGTGTTCCGGTTGTTCTCTATGACAAAAGTCGTCGTATGTACCGCAGCCATGATGCTCTTCGAAAGAGGACATTTTCTCCTGAATGAGCCGCTGCATGAATACATTCCCGAATTTAAAAATCCGCAGGTCGTCAAGACCAAACCGAACGGCGAAATCTATATGGAAGCCGCCAAAAACCCGATTCTTATCAAAGACGCGTTCTGCATGACCGCAGGAATTCCTTACCCCTTCGGGGAATCCGAATCGGCCCGGCAGCTAAGAGATCTGCAGCAGAAGCTAAAGGAGGAGCATGGAAAATACAGCCTGCTCACCGAAGCCAAAGCCGCAGCTCAGGTTCCGCTGGCCTTTGAACCGGGCACGCAGTGGCTTTACGGGTACGGGCACGACTTGGTCGGCGCTTTGATCGAGGTCATTTCCGGCAAATCGCTGGGCCAGTTTTTGCAGGAGGAGCTGTTCAGCCCGCTGGGAATGACCAGCACAGGATACCGTTATCGCGATAATATCGAGGAGCGGATGGCTTCCTGTTATAGCCCTGCCGCAGATGGATCTCTGCAGGAGGTTCCCGGCTGGCTTGATGAGCATCATCAGGCAGACTCTATTTATGAGGGCGGCGGTGTCGGACTATACTCCAACTTGAAGGATTATCTGGCCTTCACGCAAATGCTGGCCAACGGCGGAGTTTGGAAGGGTGAGCGAATCATCGGCCGGAAGACGATCGATCTAATGCGGACTAATCATTTAAATGATAGACAGTTGGCCGACTTCCACAATTCCTACCTTGCTGGTTACGGCTATGGGCTTGGCGTCAGAACGATGATGGATCCGGCGGCCGGCCACTCCAACAGCTCCATCGGTGAATTCGGCTGGACCGGCGCAGCGGGCACCTGGACTTCTATCGATCCAAGCGAAGGTTTCTCGGTCGTGTACATGCATCAATTATTCCCTAACATGGAGGAGTATCACCATCTTCGCGTCCGTGCAGCAGCTTATGGCAGCTTGTAA
- a CDS encoding phosphatase PAP2 family protein, producing the protein MFKLKPSNKKRIVVSLAVCLLSGSLGGGAGASAVAIPESVAPPKPSWGYFVDHYKNNDKDHLSAVFNPAIGVLSEYHKLWTPGDSWDTGSKLNNALLDANIQKVVEITANRTVEEAEAAYYDDRRKQSYSVIEGLGPLTDIYRVKAGARTTIKSIPADATRKKYDDEGTNSGIPESSLGSIVSLVDTLRGSYSSTNPAKSYYNYARPFRWNDHVAVLPTLVPAQNPDPSNDGGYPSGHTNAAYLTAYAMAYAIPERYQELLTRASELGHNRIVAGMHSPFDVMGGRVMATALAAAILNDPANSSLKKAAYEEAHNILLAHTGAAADRFSDYAANKQNFTKRLTYDFPQAGPTGKPAVVPKGAEVLLETRLPYLDDTQRRWVLATTALPSGYPVLDDEEGWGRLNLFAAADGYGAFAGDVTATMDSTQGGFHAEDRWRNDISGTGRLIKKGTGTLKLEGSNMYSGGTRIDGGTLVGESETAFGLGDVSNQGGTLVVANASGKLTIGGSFKQSEQGTLELRLDGPNDGLRIKGSASYAGKLRVNFAKGYVPTGVITIITDGSPDKNGEFASVETAGLPSGYKVQTIYNGYSVQLKVHAGK; encoded by the coding sequence ATGTTTAAGTTGAAGCCGTCGAACAAAAAACGAATCGTTGTATCCTTAGCGGTATGTTTGCTGTCAGGGAGCCTTGGCGGAGGAGCAGGGGCAAGCGCCGTGGCAATCCCCGAATCGGTAGCTCCGCCGAAGCCGTCATGGGGTTACTTTGTGGACCATTACAAAAATAATGATAAAGATCATTTATCGGCCGTCTTCAATCCCGCGATTGGAGTTCTATCGGAATATCACAAGCTCTGGACTCCCGGGGACAGCTGGGATACGGGAAGCAAATTGAACAATGCGCTGCTGGACGCCAATATCCAGAAGGTCGTCGAAATCACTGCCAACCGGACGGTTGAAGAGGCGGAAGCCGCCTATTACGATGACCGCCGCAAGCAAAGCTACAGCGTCATTGAAGGATTAGGCCCCCTTACCGATATCTACCGCGTCAAAGCAGGAGCTAGGACGACGATCAAAAGCATTCCGGCCGACGCTACCCGTAAAAAATATGACGATGAGGGGACGAATTCGGGCATTCCCGAATCATCGCTTGGCAGTATTGTCAGCTTAGTCGATACGCTGCGCGGCAGCTATTCTTCGACGAATCCTGCGAAGAGCTATTACAACTATGCCCGCCCTTTCCGCTGGAATGACCATGTAGCTGTCCTGCCAACTCTTGTTCCAGCTCAAAACCCCGATCCAAGCAATGACGGCGGCTATCCCAGCGGTCACACGAATGCGGCATATTTGACGGCCTACGCGATGGCTTATGCCATCCCGGAGCGTTACCAAGAGCTGCTCACCCGCGCGTCGGAGCTTGGGCATAATCGGATTGTGGCAGGCATGCACTCGCCATTTGACGTCATGGGAGGGCGGGTCATGGCGACAGCGCTAGCTGCGGCAATCCTGAATGATCCGGCCAACAGCAGCCTGAAGAAGGCGGCCTACGAGGAGGCGCACAATATATTGCTCGCTCATACGGGGGCAGCGGCAGATCGTTTCAGCGATTATGCTGCGAACAAGCAGAACTTTACGAAGCGGTTGACTTATGATTTTCCACAGGCAGGGCCAACAGGCAAGCCGGCTGTCGTGCCGAAAGGAGCGGAGGTGCTGTTGGAGACGCGATTGCCATACCTGGACGATACGCAGCGCCGCTGGGTGCTGGCTACAACGGCTCTCCCTTCTGGATATCCCGTGCTGGATGATGAGGAAGGCTGGGGGCGTCTCAATCTCTTTGCAGCAGCGGATGGATATGGCGCATTTGCAGGTGACGTTACGGCAACAATGGATTCTACACAAGGCGGCTTTCATGCAGAGGACCGCTGGCGTAATGACATCTCCGGCACAGGCAGGCTGATCAAGAAAGGGACAGGCACATTAAAACTGGAAGGCAGCAATATGTATTCCGGGGGAACGCGGATCGACGGAGGGACGCTTGTTGGCGAATCGGAAACGGCGTTCGGCCTCGGAGACGTATCCAATCAGGGAGGCACTCTCGTGGTTGCCAATGCTTCCGGCAAGCTGACGATCGGAGGAAGCTTCAAGCAGTCTGAGCAAGGAACGCTGGAGCTTCGCCTTGACGGCCCAAATGATGGGCTGCGGATTAAGGGAAGCGCGTCGTACGCAGGAAAGCTGCGGGTAAATTTTGCGAAGGGTTACGTGCCTACGGGCGTCATCACGATTATTACGGACGGCAGTCCGGATAAAAATGGAGAGTTTGCATCGGTAGAGACCGCCGGATTGCCGAGCGGTTATAAAGTTCAGACGATCTACAACGGTTATAGCGTTCAGTTGAAGGTGCATGCGGGCAAGTAG